Below is a genomic region from Henckelia pumila isolate YLH828 chromosome 3, ASM3356847v2, whole genome shotgun sequence.
AATTTTACTGTTCTTGAAGAATCACCCGGGCTGGATTCCAGCAAATCTAGAAGAAATAGTATAGGAGAGCTTAAATCAGTATCATCTTGCAACAGATGCAACCCTGGTTTGATAAGTAGTGAATCAGTTTCAAGAACTTCTCTTTGTTCACCTCCAAGAAACAGGGTTCTGAAGTTTCCTTGGCTTTTTTCTAGTACAAAGAAGAAGAACAACAAGAATGAAAATTCACCTGCTCGATCAAAGCCGGTGGAAGTTTCTGAGAGTGGTAAAGACTCGGAGATTATTTCTATTGAGATGTTGAAGAAAGAACTGGAGGAAGCTAAAGAAACCCGAGATTCAGCCTTAATTGAAgctgcagaaatgaaggaatctCTCGTGGATTTAAGCCAGAAAATGGAGTATTTGGAGACATACTGTGAAGAACTGAAGAAGGCCTTGAGGCAAGAGAAGCTCACAAATCTTCCGAAAAGAGGGAAACCTGGTGATGAAAATGCAGAAAATTTCATGCCAGTTAGTGAAGAGGTGATGGTAGAGGGATTCTTACAGATTGTATCAGAAACAAGATTGTCAATGAAGCAATTCTGCAAGATTCTAGTTGCACAAATCGAAGAAACAGATCACTCGTTGATTGACAGCATGAACATTCACCTTCAACAACACAAACTCTCACTCAAATCCAAGTACTCTAAAACCGTGTTATACCATATCGAGGCTATGATAAATCAATCACTCTACCAAGATTTTGAAAACTGCATTTTCCAAAAAAACGGTGTGCCTAAGATCTTGGACCCTCATCAAGATCGCGAAGCTCAGTTCCAATCTTTTGTTGCACTACGAAATCTAAGTTGGAATGAGGTATTGAGAAAAGGAACGAAGTATTACAGCGATGAATTTAGCAAGTTCTGCGACGATAAAATGAGTGGCATAATTGCAACTCTAGGGTGGACTACACCGTGGCCCGAGCAGCTTCTACAAGCTTTTTTCGTTGCTGCTAAGTGTGTTTGGTTGCTCCATTTGCTCGCGTTTTCATTCAATCCTCCATTGGGTATTCTCAGGGTCTACGAAAATATGCCGTTTGAACCTCATTACATGGAGGATATCTTTGCGGACAGGCAAAGATCACAGGGTCCAAGTCGGGTTAAAATCATGGTTATGCCTGGTTTTTATGTGCATGATAGGGTACTGAGGTGTAAAGTTCTTTGCAGATACAAATCTTTCGCCTGAATTGAAGTTAACTCAGTTCTCCTAATTGGCTTAGTATAGCTAATGCTCGCGAGAAAAACTAACTTGTAATCTTTATTTTAGGCTTTCCTTTATTGTTCCCATGAATTTACTGATTGTTTagttaatttatatatcatttcaAAACTTAGTCATATTGGATGGCATGCACTATATTATATTAACATGTTCTCGTCATATTATATTAGTAAACAAGAGGTAGTAGCAACCAACTCAGTCTTTTTACCTTTCTTGGAAAAAAAACTCTTGTTTTTATGTAATAGATGATTCTGTAATTGATTCCGAATGAGATGAAAAATGCTATTTGGCATTTCGTTATATTTATGTGAGGCTGGTTCAATCCACTCTTTCACTTGAATGGCGGGAAGTAATGAAGCTGGTTTCATCCACTCTTTAACGattaacaaaaaccaaaaaactgaaataaatggcaaaattttaagaaaccGAGAAGAGACTTGTTTCTATTTCCTAGTTTCTGATGAAACAGAAAACATACTGTCATTCTTTGACAACCCAAATTCCATTATTCATCTCAGAATATCAATCATCCTATCATCTCATAAACTCAACTAAACCAACCTTGAAACTATATATTAAGCATTATTGATGTTTATGTCATAAACCTTAATGTCCATGTAGAAGTTCTGAACCAAGAAGACCAAGAAATGAAAGGACAGAAACGATGTGAACCTTGCTGCATGAGGAAATCAGCCGGATACCAGTTTTACGACGATGGCGAGCAAATTGAGAAGTATTAGGGGAACTCTCAAGTATTGGGTTGCATATATGAGACCCAGAATCTGCCCCTTGAATGAGTTTCTCTTAACCCCTGAATACTCTTGGAAGCTCCATCCTCTGGGGGCAAGGAATCGGTCTTCATTTAATATGGCCAGTGCATTTGCAAGAAGCAGGCAGCCCTCCAACAGCGTCCACAACCCCATTTCCTGCGGCAGATAACCCCAATCATAAGTTCTCTTAATTCTACATGCTTTTTGTTAAGGTAATAACATATTCTTTTGTCCTAAAACAGGTGGATGAAAAACGTTGTACAAAGAGAGACGCAATGATGATTCCGTTTGAGTATCGAGTAGTTCGATATCAGAGGAGTGTGAAGAGACGAGCGTAGGTTATTCTACCAGAAACTACTTCAGCTGCTACAACAAGCTAATCTACTCCAAACACAGTTAGAGTCTGTTTGCACATAAAATTGCATCAAGCATCCAAGACACAAACACATGCCAAAATGATGTGAAATGTGAAATCTAAATCCTAAAACAAACAAAATAGTTCCTGATCATTTGATAGTCGGTTATAATCTCCTTGCAAAATAGTAAATTAATTATGCCATCATGAACTGATTTAAACATTTACACAACTAGGAACTGAAATAGAAGCTGAAGGATTTgaaattaaaacaattaaactgGAAGTAAGTAAATGAAATTGCTGAAAGTTGCTTGCTTGAACCTGTTGATAAGTTTTCTGATTGACTGCGGATTGATCCTTTTTTTACGATCTCTTCTGCTTCTGCTtctgcttctcttttcttttttattctTTCCGCGATTCTTTAACTCGATCCATATTAAAGGCACGTAACATCAGCAGAATACTGTAGAAATTGCAGCAAATTTACGGAAGATCTTAGGATTTTTGAGTAAATATTACCGATTTCAgtacatctttttttttttaaacaaacaaaccaaaaaataaaaagaacatcTTTCAGAATTTTCGGTAAAGATTTGTACAACCTTATTCAACTCAAATCAGCTTGTTCAATGCTAAAAAGATAGAAACAGGAAGTTTTCCACTGACCTTGTAAACTCGGTGAATTGAAATTCGCTGATCCACAGAATCGGAGAggggtttttttatttttcctaaataatgcaaaagataattaaaaattatttaccaTGATaacaaatgttttttttttagggCACCATGATAACAAATGTTAATAATTTTTTggttatatttttataattatatatttataaataaaaaaacttataGTGTTTCTGAAATTATccattttataattaaaaatatatactacataattttaaaaatataaatattatttttatttaatacaaTTATGTATAAACAAATGGATTTCAAAATATGAAATTAATATTTGTCTTTTAATTTGCGGTTTACAACGAGAAATTTTTGTTAATGTATtaaatatgcattcatattgaatatatataatatataataactagtaaatatatataacttattttatgtcaaaaatccatttcttccaaatttaatataaaagccaagttataaaaaaatatttttttatttcaaatgtGATtacttaattttaaaatatttaaactctAGCATgaatttctttaaaaaaatgtaattgagtttggaaattttaatatatttgttaatatttaagaaaaaatacATTTTACCATATGTAAAAACCGATAACATTAATATTTCAATTAACGAAATTAATATttgtcaaataattttttataaaatttaatccttcgaaaaatatttgttatataaatttataattataatatttaatcatttttcaTCATGTTACACGATTTTCCAGATGTgaaatattcacaaaaaaattattactccctccgtcccaattatattgttcatatttccttttttgtttttcccaaatatataatcatatattatatttagtaatattttttatacttctttactaatatacccctattaactacaccttgaaaattgtgcaatcattttttaatacattgaatagagataaaataggaagtttatataaaatttgctttcccaatatattttttttaatctgtgtgaaaatcCAAAAAGAACAATATATATGGGACTGAGGGAATACAATTTTAGAGTGCTTATATAACaataaacataatacaaatTACATTGTAAATACTGAATTCTATTtgctataatatttttataagagTTGATAGCTATATTTTGTAAGAGTTGATATGGTCATGTGAGTAAGTTCTAACTGAGCAAGTGATTTACGTTTTATTGTGATTGGCTTGAagtgaaaaaggggtgcaaatTTCTTACCCATTGCCAAGAAATGATTGAAAAGTTAATAGCGCATGCTGCAGGCAGGCAGCTTTTTCACTCGATTTTGTGTCTATACAATCAGAACACCACCCCTTTGGCTTTTGACAATAGAGGAAAGTTACACTCATTTACAAGTAACAATCAGTAGTCTCCAACATGTATTATGGCCAACTACAACCCAAAGAATGATTAAAATGCTAATTCTAACAGCTGAATGGCCAAGTGAAGAAGACACATTATTTCATAACTTACAGTCAGAAAATTCCACAAAATAGTGAACCGAGAACGCACCGGCAGAGGAGAAAGAAGTATGCCTCACTTTTAGCAACTCTTTCCTGCACCTAAAAACCACAATGACAGATTTATATGATCATACATACACAGTAGTCAGTACATACATGAGAGGAACTATTCAAATTCATTCTATTAGATTAGATGACTCACGTGTGAATCATGTTGCCATTTATGAAGCAAAGTACTTCATCAATTCAGCAAAGTTACTGTCATCTGATGAATTATCATCAACAACAAAGTCGAAATCACCAGTATCTAACGAACTTGTGCCATCAAAGGGAAGACTAAATGGGCTGTACGCTGCTAACTCAGTTGACAAGTTATTGAGAGAAGTAAACTGTGTGTCCACATTTCTACCGTTTGGAAATGCATCTTGCATCAATCGTGGGAATCCTTCTCTGGAAATTTCATTTCCGTTCCTAGGCAATACTGGTAAAGGGAAGCCGGCATCCTCTGCTCTGTATCGCACGTCACTGAATGCTGGGTCAGACAGCTGGCCTCGATGGCTTGATCCAACTGTTATTGATGGATGATGCAAGTAACCAGTTGATTCATTATGCAGCTGAGAATTTTGAAACCTTTGAGGGAGAGTTGAATCTTGCGGTCCTGGATGCCAAATAGAATTTTGGAGACCATGATTCAATCCTGCATCTTGGGATTCCGGATTCGACACAGACTTTTGTGTTTCTTCGCGTAACTCAGCAAGTTGAGGCCTGCTTTGTAACTGAGAATTTTGAGATGCCGGAAAGATATGAGCTGCATGAGTTACAAGGTCAGCACTCTGAGCCATTGGATAAGGTAAGGGTTCATTATCCGATGGCACACTCCTTATGGGGACACCGTTCGAAGAAGAAAATGAGTAAAATAAGTTAATATCGGATGCTTCTAAGCAGGCATTTTCCTCATGAGGCCTTGTGGTCATTATTCCATCAGTTTCTGGCTGCCTTTCACTGATCAATAATCCAGATAATGATTCATTATGGTTTCTGTTCATCACCATGCCATCAAGATCCTCATGTTGATGCTGATTGGGAGATGGCACTGTCAGTTGGTCAGCAAGGCCTGattctttcttttttcttttccgtGGATTTTCGTTAACAGATGGTACTCCCAGTTGGTTAACAGGGCTGGATTTTGGGTAATTTCGCTTCCGGGATCGTTCCCCTGCATGCTGTTTACTGCCAGGTTGAGGTGTGACATGAACAGGAGGCTCGAAAGGTGCTCTATCTGTAGATTCATCTCTCCTATCATCTTTAGATGAGACAGATCCCATGCCATCAACACCATCGACATCGTAATCACTGTCGCTGTCAACAGAAGGTTTCTTCTTACTTCCACGGTTTTTGGAAGGTGCCTCACTTATGCTGGATGATCCATTATCACTACTTGGCTGCTGGATAAAAGACTCCTCCCTGCTCAAAACACCTAGCCATATCGAGCTCTCTTTAGCAGTCATCTTATCCTGTAAACACTTGGACTGCCTAACTAGCCTTCTTATTTTTGCGATATTGGGTGACATATGCTTTATAACAGCAGTTAGCACCCCAACTTTCCATACCTTTTTCAGATCATGAGGCTTCTTATACAGAGGAGTCTGACCCTTGGGTAATCCCAATCTAATCCACCATTCCTCATTCCCCGTTGGCCACCAAGGTGGAGGGACACCCTTATCGAGTGGGTATTTACGCTGCGGCGGATTGCAATGTTGCATCAAGGAAGATAAAAGAGATCCAAGTGTGGCATCTTGCAAATCTTGAAGGACTCTTTGTGAATTACCGTTTTGGCCACCACCTCCATCTTCTCTGGAAAGGCAGTCGGCCTCATACTTAGCAATGGCCGCGGGGCCGTTCTTGTCAAACTTCACCTTTTCTTTCCACCAAGCTCGAACATTTTCTGACGCACCACTAACTGGTTTGCCCTTATCCGGAATAATGCCATACACAAATCCACGAGCATTGCAGACTTCTGTGAGCTTCAACATGTATTTCAAAATGCCATCTTGAGCACGAGCCATCTTCTTTCTGCGTGCCTGATCCGTGGAGGACTTAGCCTTCTGCCTCTCTGCAGCTTGCTGTAACGCAAGTTTCTGCCTTTCCTTAATCCTTTTGAGCCTGACTCTGTCCTTCCACATCCGCTTCTCCAATTCTTCTTCCTCAATCTCTTCATCACTGACATCTTTCTCCTCCATGTTACCAGCGGCTGGTATGTCATCAACCTCGATATCCGAGCTATTTCACAATGTATCCCAATGAAATTCAATAAGAACGGTCGATAACATAAGTTCATATTACACTTCAGCACAAACCTCCCTTCGATTATTAATTCACTAATAAACAAATCAACCatcaataaaaatgaaaaaaagagGATAACAGATATAAATACCTACAATTCGATACAAATTAGATTAACAAATTTGATCAtgaattttcaagaaataaaaaaaaacgaacAGAAAAAAATCTCCAGAAATCagtaaaaatgataaattaatcaGTCAAAGCAATCAATGAACTGAATCATCTCCTTACACCAGTAATGTTAACACCTCATAGAATTGATGCAAACCCAGATCATTAGTTTTATAAGCTCATACTAAATCCACTTGAAAAAATCAATAGAGAAAAAAGATACGGAATTAAACAGACAGAACAATCTTCGAAtgaaatcaatcaatcaatcaatcaatcaatcaatcaatcggaCCTGATATCCACGCCAATGTACTCCATAGCATCCATAAGAAAAAACGATCTCTAATATCTTCCGGGAAAGCCAATCGGGAATTGGGGGTCTTGGAAATCAAATCAAAGGGTTTCTTTAACTACATGAAAATGATTacaaatgaaataaataaacattAGGGAAATGATTGAATGAAAGTTTCGCGGATGGGACTTTTTCCCAAACAAAACCCAAAATCGAAGAAGCGGACTCGCACGTGTGAAGGTTCATGAATGAATGAAGAAGAGGTGACGGCTGCAGATTAGTCAAACTAAAAGAGTGGTCGAAACGATTAAAAGTcaaatcttattttatttttcaaatgaaTTTATCGAGCAAACCTGTGTAATATTTTCAGATAATTCAACatttatacattttttttaactcTTGAAAAAGATAATTTTGATAATTAATCGTATGGATCTGAAGTCAAATCCTCATCTAATCAACCAAGAACTTAAACTCACGAGTGAAACAATCTCAAACCACTCAATCGCTGTCTCATTTTTTACCACTAGCTTAGGTATTTTATTGAAAATGTATAAAAGTACAATGTCTTCTTATGCAATGAAATAGACTACGAAAATCACTTATTCGATGTATTGttgtttaaaacaaaattttaatatgtctAATACATTCACAACTACATTACTTCTTTTTATTATCGaaaatatcaaaaattaaaaCTCGATGATAACAATCTCCTCccatattattaaaaaaaaacctcTACAAtactatttattatattatattcttaaaaaaaaataggaaaaaaaagTAATACGGGAGCTTCTAAATTTTCAATGTACTAAAGGATTACTTAATTAATGACGGAAGTGCCCTCGAATCTTGAATACGTCCAGATTCAATGAACTGCAAGGATGATGGAATCTCCATGGATGCCACGTGGCAATAGAATAAAAATTTGATGTTTgtcgtattttatttatttattgattgattgatttttttaaaaaatatttttgtttagtTTCAAATTTCTGTTTATCAAGTCCGAAACTCCCAGCATTAAACTAATTTTAGTGTGTAAAGAAGATATTGATTAATGAACAACCTTCCGAATCGAATTATAGGGcatattaaataataatgagCATTAAAGTGTTATATGTTCGACAAAATAATGCATTCAATTCTATTCAAGTAATAATGATGATGCATCATGCATACAATCACCaaggtgtgtgtgtgttttttttttaaacggaTTTTTTTGCCCTTTTTTTTGAACCAACATGTTATCAACAAGGTTAAATAAAGAGCAAAATGACTCAAAGATCATTTTAAGCCCAATGAAGATCATCTCTACGTCCATTAAAATTGGTGAAGCCCAACAATATTCATTAAAATTAGTGAAGCCCAAAATGCAGCTCTAAGTCCAATTACAGGTCCTACGAAATATTAACCCATTATTTAACCAACTAGCAGATTCAATCTTTAATTGAACAAGTCAGACGACGTCTGGTTCCTTGTATATTGAATAAAAAAACAAGTCCAATTACGCTAACTCCCGTGGAATTACTGAAAACTTATATGACCGTTaacttttatgtgttttaaaattatgaATACACGTAATTGTGATGTGTGTGctcaatatttaaataatatgaaTCGTGTGTgcttaatatttaaaaatatatgtttatttcaaACCAATTTGAGTTGGAAACATGTAAAATGTAAGAACATATATTGCGACTGTTCAAAACAATCGCAATTCGGCTGTGTTTCTTTAgtgcatatatataacattcttctaatctttaataaaaattattcttggAATAGCATAAAATTGATAGTCTAATAcatatctttaaaaaaaaagcaattatcgatcaaataaaatatataaaaggaTGTAACTTTGAAATGTTTTGCACAAACCAAGAAAGACCGAGTAAGTAAACCGTAAACGACGATGCTGTAATCAGTGAATGGAGAAAGTTTTTGTTTGACCAGCAAATGCAATCAAGTAAtatatttgtgaagaagatatATGATGGACACGACATCgttcttttctttatttttgacTGTGATCGATATTATATTTCTGTTTATGTACATTTGAAGAGGTctttagaaattatatataatattatatattgacATTTGACACATCTTATGGTCACTTATTATTTGAGTTCCGAAACTTCATCTtgccattttttttttacaatttcttTTTAacaattcaatacaaaaattaaacatgtcaaaatctcacgataaatGGAATACAAAATCTCACTATATAATTTGTTGTAAATATAAATGTACATTATATTTGTTGTATCTTGAGTATTATTATtctttttatctatttttatttaaaaaaaaaatttgttggaaTCGAAGGGACAACGACACGAAGTAACAACCACAAGACTCCTAATATTTAAAATCACCAgattggtttcatcaaaatgcTGAATCTAATACCGTATATGCCTCGTAAAAATCAATTCAAACTATTTTTGAACTTAATTTCAGATAAAAACTTAGGAGTAACATCAGTCATCAAACGGCAGAACTAGGGAATATCCATAACAAATATTCCAAGAGCTTATTCCCAACTATTATACCGGTACCATATGGTAACTCAATCATCATTCGAGAAagtttattattatcatcaaaCGTAGATAGATAAATTTTGTGTAATAATTGATATTGTAAAATCCTTAATTACGGTGAGAAATAAATGCAATCTATGATTAAGTGCTTTAAGCTACCTTATTAATGATAACATATTTTGATAACCTCACGCGCTTACCAATTAAGTCAAGTCGGATGTGCTAcactttgaaatatctgttacACTTGTTTTTCTATGCGTGTAGTGTACACAACCTTAGAGTGCATAAAAGATTTGATCTTTTCAAATGATAAACAACAAACCCATGCAAAAAGCTTTATGGAAATTGGAAGAAAgcccattttatttatttatttccatgCTCCATAAATCTATTATTTACGTACATAAAATTCTTTTTTGATATTTGCAACAACACACACAACTTAAAAATTCATCGTAATCATGATTTATCAATAAAAAATAGTCCATAGTTTTAGGTcttgataaatatttttatttggtttttttttttttaaaaaagaagatAATTAAATAGTTTAATTTTAACAATAATAATTGAATTCGTCAAATTCAGAGACAAGTACTTGGCATCTGCCCACCCGGCGAAAGTCTATTAAGTAGCATTACTATATAAAGTTATAAACACGatacatttctgcatgtttcTCCCAAGACCCGTGACCAATTGTTCCCTCAACGAAAGGCTTTTCATCTTTTTAACCAAACCCAACTTTTTTCAGATTCAAATTCTTAAAATATCATACCTTTTTCCCACTCCAAACAACGGGAGGCCACCAAAGTGAGAAAAAGATCGAAAATTTATGCATAATATCTTGAAAACTTCAAGTTTTGGCCTCTTACTTCCATTTGATGTGTCCCTGTAGGCAATTGGAACCCGTGACCAATTGTTCCCTCAACGAAAGGCTTTTCATCTTTTTAACCAAACCCAACTTTTTTCAGATTCAAATTCTTAAAATATCATTCCTTTTTCCCACTCCAAACAACGGGAGGCCACCAAAGTGAGAAAAAGATCGAAAATTTATGCATAATATCTTGAAAACTTCAAGTTTTGGCCTCTTACTTCCATTTGATGTGTCCCTGTAGGCAATTGTATATTAATCTTGACATGCATGTGTTCATGTTTTTACATGCTTTTGAGCTAAACTGACAAGATTGATTTGACGACTTAAAGAAGAGCGGCCATTGGAGATGATGAACGTCGGAGGATCAGTGATTGATGACCAATTCTCAAAGCTTCACCCAAGCTTTCATCCACGTACAAGGATTGCCATAGTTGGAGCTGGACCGAGCGGACTCTCTGCTGCTTATGCACTCTGTAAATTGGGATACTCCGATGTAACAGTAATAGAGAAACATCAGTCACCAGGTGGCATGTGTGAATCAGTTGAAATCGAAGGTGAAGAAAATTTTATGTGTTTGCAAGTGAATATGTTGATAATTTGAAGATGCATGTGTGAATGTTCATGTCTTATTACAGGAAGAATATATGATTTGGGAGGTCAGGTCCTTGCTGCAAATAGTGCTCCTTCAATCTTCCACTTAGCTGGAGAGGTTGGGGCTGAAACAGAGGAAATGAACACTCATAAGTTTGCTCTTCTTGATGATGCAACTGGAGCTCTCAAAGAAATGAACTTAGTGGAGGATTACGTCTCTGTAATCTCCCTTACCCTGAAACTCCAGGTTGGCAAATCAAGAAACATAATATACACTGAAATATAGGACAATTTTTTGATATATAGAAGTTTTGTTTCTGCAGGATAAAGCTAAGGCATCCTGTAGAATTGGAGTCCACGCAGTGAGTGACATTGCTCCAGATTTGGCTCCCGAATATCTAAAAACTCAAGGCTTTGAATCCGTTCCCAAATCAGTGATATACGGATACACTGCATCTGGATACGGATTTGTCGAAGACATGCCTTATGCATACATTCACGAGTTCACTAGGACTTCAATGGCTGGAAAAATCCGGCGGTTCAAGGGAGGTTACACGAGTCTTTGGCAAGAGCTGAGTGAACGCCTGCCCATAAAATTCTACTGCAACACATTAGTACAATCTGTTAACCGGGGTTCATCTGGCATCAAAGTTGAGATTTTGACTGAAAATAAACAAGTACAAGCTATGGATTTTGATAAAATCATTATATCTGGTTCTTTTCCCTTCAACAATGGAAGAACATACAGATCACCTTCCCAGAATAAATCAGGTTTGTatgatcaaaaaaaaaaacacacacacaaaaacacaTTTGAATAAGTTTCCTCCGGTTCATCTATCTGACTATTTTCTGTGCGCAGAAACTACCAAAGATCATATGGATTTCAGCGAGCTAGAAAAAGAGTTGTTTAGTAAAGTCCAAACTGTTGACTTCTACATCACTGTCTTGAAGTTAAAGGGATTGGAGCACATTCCAAAGGGTTTTTATTACTTCGACAAGTTTATTGAAGATCCTGCATCAATAGGAAACCCTGTGGCAATGCAGAGATTTCACGGGGACACGAATATTTTCCTGTTCTGGTCCTACGGGAACTCGGCAGATATCCAGGGAACAAGGGTTGCGGAGCTAGCTATTGATGCAGCTAAAAGAATTGGAGGTGAACTAGAGGAAATGATTTTACAAAGGAAATTCAACTACTTTCCTCATGTCAGCAGTGAAGGTATGCTAGACTTATCAAAGATCGAACTTTAATAGGCATTCCCAGAACAGTTGTAATGAttggtttttaattttatgaaaacAGAGATGAAGGACGGGTTCTATGATAAGTTAGAGTTTCTACTGCAAGGCCAGCAAAATACTTATTACATTGGCGGCCTCATGGCATTTGAGCTGACGGAGAGGAACTCCACTTATGCCTTCGAGCTAGTTCGCAAGCATTTCTCCTCCGATAACAATCTGGAACCAAGCTACCCCTACGTAAAGGTAATGATCCTTGAAGCATATTTATTTGAATATAATAGTTTCAGCATCGACTTTCATAAAGTTATTTGTTCCAAAAATAGTTATCATTTTGCTAACTCCATGTTATGTTGCTACAGAGATTATTGACATTGAAACCAAAAGATGGGGGGCTAGTTCCCAAGCAACTGGATGAATCACCTGGTGTCAGGTTTCCATCTCTTTCCTCGCTTGATGCGTACCTGCAATATTGGGGAACTCACAGTGTCACTCAGAGCAAGGTGCTATATACTTGGATCAATGAAAAGGGACTGGTTGTAGCTCAGAGAACATATAAAGAACTTTATTCTAACGCTACGGAAATCTCCAGCAAACTGTTGATGAGCCGTAACCCATTGATCAAGACTGGTGATAGAGTTCTCTTGGTTTATCTCCCAGGTCTAGACTTCATTGACGCCTTCTTCGGGTGTCTGAGAGCAGGAGTCATACCAGTGCCTGCAATTCCTCCCGATCCATCTCAAAAGGGAGGACAAGCACTTCTTCATGTTTCTAACATCGCAAAAGCATGCAATGCAGTTGCCATTCTATCAACAGTCAATTATCACATCACTGTCAAGGCCGCTTCTGCTCGAAATTTTCTATTGCTAAAAGGGAAGAGTAAATCACATCCACGCTGGCCTGATCTTCCCTGGTTGCATACAGATTCTTGGgtgaaaaaatccaaaatttccgATCCTTGCGGTCATACAGTTGAGCAATATGAACCTTCAGCACATGATTTGTGCTTCCTGCAATATACATCAGGTTCAACAGGTGAGGCCAAAGGAGTCATGATAACTCATGGTGGGGTAATTCACAATGTAAAGATGATGCGAAGAAGATACAAGAGCACATCAAATACAGTTCTAGTAAGTTGG
It encodes:
- the LOC140886888 gene encoding IRK-interacting protein-like; the encoded protein is MISHDLLLCAATQIQSLDFACNIHYLYSSVFFPLLMADIRTEHSKIGSGNDVSREDIQAALAKAVELRALHAALTLGNSPANMRFSAASSPVSCLAPPLSAQDYPVFTPSYEDEPLPGYPYHLLENRNHPESWGEHIVDLENVNQSLLPNYLKPRKGLLSEFISLEGHKFPAEDQNSGIGSCANNFTVLEESPGLDSSKSRRNSIGELKSVSSCNRCNPGLISSESVSRTSLCSPPRNRVLKFPWLFSSTKKKNNKNENSPARSKPVEVSESGKDSEIISIEMLKKELEEAKETRDSALIEAAEMKESLVDLSQKMEYLETYCEELKKALRQEKLTNLPKRGKPGDENAENFMPVSEEVMVEGFLQIVSETRLSMKQFCKILVAQIEETDHSLIDSMNIHLQQHKLSLKSKYSKTVLYHIEAMINQSLYQDFENCIFQKNGVPKILDPHQDREAQFQSFVALRNLSWNEVLRKGTKYYSDEFSKFCDDKMSGIIATLGWTTPWPEQLLQAFFVAAKCVWLLHLLAFSFNPPLGILRVYENMPFEPHYMEDIFADRQRSQGPSRVKIMVMPGFYVHDRVLRCKVLCRYKSFA
- the LOC140886887 gene encoding ETHYLENE INSENSITIVE 3-like 3 protein, coding for MDAMEYIGVDISSDIEVDDIPAAGNMEEKDVSDEEIEEEELEKRMWKDRVRLKRIKERQKLALQQAAERQKAKSSTDQARRKKMARAQDGILKYMLKLTEVCNARGFVYGIIPDKGKPVSGASENVRAWWKEKVKFDKNGPAAIAKYEADCLSREDGGGGQNGNSQRVLQDLQDATLGSLLSSLMQHCNPPQRKYPLDKGVPPPWWPTGNEEWWIRLGLPKGQTPLYKKPHDLKKVWKVGVLTAVIKHMSPNIAKIRRLVRQSKCLQDKMTAKESSIWLGVLSREESFIQQPSSDNGSSSISEAPSKNRGSKKKPSVDSDSDYDVDGVDGMGSVSSKDDRRDESTDRAPFEPPVHVTPQPGSKQHAGERSRKRNYPKSSPVNQLGVPSVNENPRKRKKKESGLADQLTVPSPNQHQHEDLDGMVMNRNHNESLSGLLISERQPETDGIMTTRPHEENACLEASDINLFYSFSSSNGVPIRSVPSDNEPLPYPMAQSADLVTHAAHIFPASQNSQLQSRPQLAELREETQKSVSNPESQDAGLNHGLQNSIWHPGPQDSTLPQRFQNSQLHNESTGYLHHPSITVGSSHRGQLSDPAFSDVRYRAEDAGFPLPVLPRNGNEISREGFPRLMQDAFPNGRNVDTQFTSLNNLSTELAAYSPFSLPFDGTSSLDTGDFDFVVDDNSSDDSNFAELMKYFAS